One Hordeum vulgare subsp. vulgare chromosome 4H, MorexV3_pseudomolecules_assembly, whole genome shotgun sequence DNA window includes the following coding sequences:
- the LOC123447325 gene encoding alpha-1,3-arabinosyltransferase XAT3-like, whose translation MDICTMDGDVRMHGKAATVYVVSASGDSYRPENGTVTIHPYTRKWEPQTMQIVREVTIRWNDPPGPDAPGCTVTHDVPAVVFSSGGYLANFFHAMTDGIIPLFNTAREFDGRVQLVATNYDSKWLAKFKDILAALSNYPVIDFDADDEVRCFPSVRVGTESHKELGIIPALSRKGYTMTDFRDFLRSAYSLKREWMTPVNITSGDRPRLVMVSRRRSREIANEVEAIATATQVGFEVVSAGPEVVSDMARFAEVVNSCDVILGVHGAGLTNLVFLPRNGTVMQIVPWGDMRWASFSAFGAPTADMGLRYVEYEATAEETTLKYIYPRDHAVFTDPRSIQRQGFGVAWETFFNGQNVTLDIDRFRGVMQQIYQSVTIT comes from the coding sequence ATGGACATATGTACCATGGATGGCGACGTCCGCATGCACGGCAAAGCCGCCACCGTATACGTGGTCTCAGCGTCCGGCGATAGCTACCGGCCAGAGAACGGGACGGTGACCATTCACCCGTACACGCGCAAGTGGGAGCCACAGACTATGCAGATTGTCCGGGAGGTGACCATCCGCTGGAACGACCCACCGGGGCCGGATGCGCCAGGATGCACGGTGACGCACGACGTCCCCGCCGTGGTCTTCTCCTCCGGCGGCTACCTCGCCAACTTCTTCCACGCCATGACCGACGGCATCATCCCTCTCTTCAACACCGCGCGGGAGTTTGATGGCCGCGTCCAGCTCGTGGCCACCAACTACGACTCAAAATGGCTTGCCAAGTTCAAGGATATCCTCGCCGCACTCTCCAACTACCCGGTCATCGACttcgacgccgacgacgaggtgcGTTGCTTCCCGTCTGTGCGCGTCGGCACCGAGAGCCATAAGGAGCTAGGGATCATCCCTGCTCTATCCCGCAAGGGCTACACGATGACCGACTTCCGGGACTTTCTCCGGTCAGCCTACTCGTTGAAGCGTGAGTGGATGACCCCCGTAAACATAACCTCCGGCGACAGACCTCGTCTCGTAATGGTGTCGCGGCGCAGGTCGAGGGAGATTGCCAACGAGGTGGAGGCAATCGCAACTGCCACGCAGGTCGGCTTCGAGGTGGTGTCTGCGGGGCCGGAGGTCGTGAGCGACATGGCCCGATTTGCGGAGGTCGTGAACTCATGTGACGTGATATTGGGTGTGCACGGCGCAGGGCTCACCAACCTTGTGTTCCTCCCACGCAACGGCACAGTGATGCAGATTGTTCCATGGGGCGACATGAGGTGGGCGTCCTTCAGTGCCTTCGGCGCTCCGACGGCTGACATGGGGCTCCGGTACGTCGAGTACGAGGCCACGGCCGAGGAAACGACGCTCAAGTACATATACCCAAGGGACCACGCCGTCTTCACcgacccccgctccatacagaggCAGGGGTTCGGTGTGGCTTGGGAGACCTTCTTCAACGGCCAGAACGTCACCCTCGACATTGACCGCTTCAGAGGGGTGATGCAGCAAATCTACCAGTCCGTTACCATCACATAG
- the LOC123450844 gene encoding alpha-1,3-arabinosyltransferase XAT3-like, protein MYIMHDINDYCLPDTDVVAAPRSKSSCDFRSERMDICAMEGDVRMHGKAATVYVVSASDDSYRPESGTVMIHPYTRKWEAQTMQIIREVTIRWSDPPAPDPPQCTVTHDVPAVVFSTGGYLTNFFHAMTDGVIPLFNTAREYNGRVHLVATDYDPKWIAKFQGILSALSVYPVIDFDADDEVRCFPAVHVGTESHKELGIIPALSRKGYTMTDFREFLRSAYSLKREWSTPVNRASGERPRLVMVLRRRSRELANEAEAIATATDIGFEVVPAGPEVVSDMAQFAEVVNSCDVIMGVHGAGLTNLVFLPRNGTVMQIVPWGDMRWASFSAFGAPTADMGLRYVEYEATAEETTLKYVYPRDHAVFTDPRSIQKQGFGVAWGTFFNGQNVTLDINRFRGVLQQIYHDSVLADPSFDPPPVVEALPSPASSDDDANRDAENEKRLQAINGGVDGSLIKSGTYKV, encoded by the exons ATGTACATAATGCATGAC ATTAATGACTATTGTCTGCCTGATACAGATGTTGTTGCAGCGCCAAGAAGCAAGTCAAGTTGTGACTTCCGCAGTGAACGCATGGACATATGCGCCATGGAAGGCGATGTTCGTATGCACGGCAAAGCAGCCACTGTGTACGTGGTCTCAGCTTCCGACGACAGCTACCGCCCAGAGAGTGGGACGGTGATGATCCACCCGTACACGCGCAAGTGGGAGGCACAAACAATGCAGATTATCCGGGAGGTGACCATCCGATGGAGCGACCCACCGGCACCAGATCCGCCACAGTGCACGGTGACGCACGACGTCCCCGCGGTGGTCTTCTCCACCGGCGGCTATCTCACAAACTTCTTTCACGCCATGACCGACGGCGTCATCCCTCTTTTCAACACTGCACGGGAGTACAACGGCCGCGTCCATCTCGTGGCCACTGACTACGACCCCAAGTGGATTGCCAAGTTCCAAGGCATCCTCTCCGCGCTCTCCGTCTACCCGGTCATCGACTTCGATGCCGACGATGAGGTGCGTTGCTTTCCGGCGGTACACGTCGGCACCGAGAGCCATAAGGAGCTGGGAATCATCCCTGCTCTCTCCCGCAAAGGCTACACAATGACGGACTTCCGAGAGTTTCTTCGATCGGCCTACTCGTTGAAGCGTGAGTGGTCGACTCCCGTAAACCGGGCCTCGGGTGAGAGGCCTCGTCTAGTCATGGTGTTGCGGCGCAGGTCGAGGGAGCTCGCGAACGAGGCAGAGGCCATTGCAACCGCCACGGATATCGGCTTTGAGGTGGTGCCCGCGGGGCCAGAGGTCGTGAGCGACATGGCCCAGTTTGCAGAGGTGGTGAACTCGTGCGATGTGATAATGGGCGTGCACGGCGCAGGGCTCACCAACCTGGTGTTCCTCCCGCGCAACGGCACCGTGATGCAGATCGTCCCGTGGGGCGACATGAGGTGGGCGTCATTTAGTGCCTTTGGCGCCCCAACGGCCGACATGGGGCTCCGGTACGTCGAGTACGAGGCGACCGCCGAGGAGACGACGCTCAAGTACGTATACCCAAGGGACCACGCCGTCTTCACcgacccccgctccatacaaaagCAGGGGTTCGGTGTGGCTTGGGGGACCTTCTTCAACGGCCAGAACGTCACCCTCGACATCAACCGCTTcagaggggtcttgcagcaaatcTACCATGATAGTGTGTTGGCCGATCCTTCATTTGATCCGCCTCCGGTCGTGGAAGCACTGCCTTCTCCAGCATCAAGCGACGACGATGCGAACAGAG ATGCCGAAAACGAAAAGCGACTCCAAGCCATCAACGGGGGAGTAGATGGTTCTTTGATAAAATCAGGTACGTACAAAGTATAG
- the LOC123450845 gene encoding beta-1,2-xylosyltransferease XAX1-like, with protein sequence MKKARRNESGKKLASRAGARAIVWLLLPILVFVLLNADYMPQVPRLTGTSVTEAAEYFRQSTHKVPSSGIEDTIWQQQERLLHDVAKFRAEHDSVVEAPPSRESSHEMAGKLVGADIGTESAIWQQQRQLLREVAELRAAHKELLLEVAKLRAAHDLAVQAPPSPASTDETPAKAIDAPPSPLSSDETASAGKAVDAPPSPPSSDETPGEAVHEQPSPASSDETPGEAVHEQPSPTSSDETPGDAVEAPPSPASSDGTPDKAIDAQPSPTSNDETPTGVVDAQPSPTSSDETPIVDAKRDVMAARSKSTCDFSSTRMDICAMEGDVRMHGKAATVYVVSASDDSYRPENGMVTIHPYPRKSETETMQTIREVTIRWNDPPGPDAPQCTVAHDVPAVVFSIGGYLSNFFHTMTDGIIPLFNTVREYDGRVQLVVTDYNHEWVAKFRDILAALSNYPVIDFDTDDEVRCFPSVHVGTESHKELGIIPAFSRKGYTITDFQNFLRSVYSLKREWSTPVNRASGDRPRLAMILRRNSRAFANEAEAIAAATEVGFKVVSAGQEAVSDTARFAEVVNSCDVMVGVHGAGLANLVFLPRNATVLQVVPWGDLRWASFSAIGAPAADMGLRYVEYEATAEETTLKYVYPRDHAVFTDIPSVNRQGYSKTWEIFLNGQNVTLDIDRFKGVLQQVYQNSVMADPSPASSDETPGEVVDENRGLKNEEKGLQAMNEGVDGSLVKQEYSLQSIM encoded by the exons ATGAAAAAGGCCAGGAGGAACGAGAGCGGCAAGAAGCTCGCGAGCAGGGCAGGAGCAAGGGCCATCGTGTGGCTTCTGCTTCCCATCCTCGTCTTCGTCCTGCTCAATGCCGATTACATGCCGCAGGTTCCCCGCC TTACAGGGACCAGCGTTACGGAAGCCGCGGAGTATTTTCGACAGTCGACTCACAAGGTTCCGTCGTCAG GTATAGAGGATACAATATGGCAGCAGCAGGAGAGACTGCTGCATGACGTGGCCAAGTTCAGAGCTGAGCATG ATTCGGTCGTCGAAGCACCACCTTCTCGCGAATCCAGCCACGAGATGGCCGGCAAGCTTGTCGGTGCCGACATAG GTACAGAGAGTGCAATATGGCAGCAGCAGAGGCAACTACTACGTGAGGTAGCCGAGCTAAGAGCTGCGCACAAAGAACTACTACTCGAGGTAGCCAAGTTAAGAGCTGCGCATG ATTTGGCCGTACAAGCACCGCCTTCTCCTGCATCAACCGACGAGACGCCCGCAAAGGCCATCGATGCACCACCTTCTCCCCTATCAAGCGACGAGACGGCCTCGGCCGGCAAGGCCGTCGATGCACCACCTTCTCCCCCGTCAAGCGATGAGACACCTGGCGAGGCCGTCCATGAACAACCTTCTCCCGCATCAAGCGACGAGACGCCCGGCGAGGCTGTCCATGAACAACCTTCTCCAACATCAAGCGACGAGACGCCCGGCGATGCAGTGGAAGCACCACCTTCTCCCGCATCTAGCGACGGCACGCCCGATAAGGCCATCGATGCACAACCTTCTCCCACGTCAAACGATGAGACACCTACCGGGGTTGTGGATGCACAACCTTCTCCCACATCAAGCGACGAGACCCCCATCGTCGATGCGAAGAGAG ATGTGATGGCAGCAAGAAGCAAGTCAACTTGCGATTTCAGCAGTACACGCATGGACATCTGCGCCATGGAAGGTGATGTCCGTATGCATGGCAAAGCCGCCACAGTGTACGTGGTCTCAGCGTCCGACGACAGCTACCGGCCGGAGAACGGGATGGTGACTATCCACCCGTACCCGCGCAAGTCGGAGACAGAGACGATGCAGACTATCCGGGAGGTGACCATCCGCTGGAACGACCCTCCAGGACCGGATGCGCCACAGTGCACGGTGGCGCACGACGTCCCTGCGGTCGTCTTCTCCATCGGCGGCTACCTCAGCAACTTCTTCCACACCATGACCGACGGCATCATCCCTCTCTTCAATACTGTGCGGGAGTACGACGGCCGCGTCCAGCTCGTGGTCACCGACTACAACCACGAGTGGGTTGCCAAGTTCCGAGACATCCTCGCCGCCCTCTCCAACTACCCGGTCATCGACTTCGACACTGACGACGAGGTACGTTGCTTCCCGTCGGTGCACGTCGGCACCGAGAGCCATAAGGAGCTAGGGATAATCCCTGCTTTCTCCCGCAAGGGCTACACCATAACAGACTTCCAGAACTTTCTCCGGTCAGTCTACTCGCTGAAACGTGAGTGGTCGACCCCCGTAAACCGGGCCTCCGGCGACAGGCCTCGTCTTGCCATGATACTACGGCGCAACTCGAGGGCGTTCGCAAACGAGGCGGAGGCCATCGCAGCAGCCACGGAGGTCGGCTTCAAGGTGGTGTCGGCAGGGCAGGAGGCCGTGAGCGACACGGCCCGGTTCGCGGAGGTGGTGAACTCGTGCGACGTGATGGTGGGCGTGCATGGCGCTGGGCTCGCCAACCTGGTGTTCCTCCCTCGCAACGCTACGGTGCTGCAGGTCGTCCCGTGGGGCGACCTCCGCTGGGCGTCCTTCAGTGCCATCGGCGCTCCGGCGGCTGACATGGGGCTCCGGTACGTCGAGTACGAGGCGACCGCCGAGGAGACGACGCTCAAGTACGTGTACCCGAGGGACCATGCCGTCTTCACCGACATCCCCTCCGTAAACAGGCAGGGGTACAGTAAGACGTGGGAGATCTTCCTCAACGGCCAGAACGTCACCCTCGACATCGACCGCTTCAAAGGGGTGTTGCAGCAAGTCTACCAGAATTCTGTAATGGCTGATCCTTCTCCGGCATCAAGTGATGAGACGCCCGGCGAGGTCGTCGATGAGAACAGAG GTCTCAAAAACGAGGAGAAGGGGTTGCAAGCCATGAACGAGGGAGTAGATGGTTCTTTGGTAAAACAAG AGTACTCTCTTCAATCCATAATGTAG